The following coding sequences lie in one Thalassoglobus polymorphus genomic window:
- the mnmA gene encoding tRNA 2-thiouridine(34) synthase MnmA — MPRVVLAMSGGVDSSASAWLLQEQGYDVIGLFMRSGATDDTCETGIGGIPIVSAKAHKQGCCSASDAADARRVADSLDIPFHALNFSDGFDQIKEYFADEYLAGRTPNPCVMCNIWLKFGKLWDFAQQVGADHIATGHYAQLLPVEGEDRPGLFRGLDPGKDQSYVLFGTQRDLFDKILFPVGGYQKSELRELAAKAGIRTANKPDSQEICFIPDNDYSRFLNDFRGPQETAGELVDTAGNVVGQHEGYQNFTIGQRRGLGVAFGDPRFVVRIEAETKRVVIGTKEELGRSSLEANRVNWLKPDLKFPLTGTAQIRYQHTPGKCTVHEIGDDRIRVDFDDPQFGVAPGQALVVYDDDRVLGGGWIL, encoded by the coding sequence ATGCCGCGTGTTGTACTCGCCATGAGTGGAGGAGTCGATAGTTCCGCATCAGCCTGGCTCTTACAAGAACAGGGTTACGATGTGATCGGCCTGTTCATGCGCTCAGGGGCGACGGACGACACTTGCGAAACCGGAATCGGCGGAATCCCAATCGTTTCTGCGAAAGCCCATAAGCAAGGATGTTGTAGTGCCTCCGATGCCGCAGATGCACGGCGTGTTGCGGATAGCTTGGACATCCCTTTCCACGCATTGAATTTCAGCGATGGTTTCGACCAAATCAAAGAATACTTCGCAGACGAGTATCTCGCTGGCCGCACTCCCAATCCGTGTGTCATGTGCAATATCTGGTTGAAGTTTGGCAAGCTCTGGGACTTCGCACAGCAAGTCGGTGCAGACCATATCGCCACCGGACATTACGCACAGTTGCTACCGGTTGAAGGAGAAGATCGACCGGGGCTGTTTCGTGGTCTCGATCCGGGGAAGGATCAGTCTTACGTCTTGTTTGGAACTCAGCGAGACCTGTTCGATAAAATCCTGTTTCCGGTTGGGGGATACCAGAAGAGCGAACTTCGTGAGCTGGCTGCCAAAGCCGGAATCCGGACAGCCAACAAACCTGATTCTCAAGAAATCTGCTTCATCCCAGACAACGACTATTCTCGCTTCTTAAACGACTTCCGTGGTCCGCAAGAAACAGCTGGGGAACTTGTCGACACTGCCGGGAACGTTGTTGGGCAACACGAGGGCTACCAGAACTTCACGATCGGTCAACGTCGAGGCTTGGGAGTTGCTTTTGGAGATCCACGATTCGTTGTACGAATCGAAGCAGAAACAAAGCGAGTTGTGATTGGGACAAAGGAAGAATTGGGAAGAAGTTCACTCGAAGCCAACCGGGTCAATTGGTTAAAGCCGGATTTGAAGTTCCCGCTCACCGGGACCGCCCAAATTCGCTACCAACACACACCGGGAAAATGTACCGTCCACGAAATTGGAGACGACCGTATCCGTGTCGACTTCGACGACCCACAATTTGGCGTCGCCCCCGGACAGGCACTGGTCGTCTATGATGACGACCGCGTTCTAGGCGGCGGCTGGATTTTGTAA
- a CDS encoding outer membrane protein assembly factor BamB family protein, translated as MTLRPSKFADSTQCLSPLCACQGTLFQARFLAVAVLFFVIQTNLTAQVIRNQLQVSSNINANAERLFTGILLDLEANDHNRVAEDLQKLRSEFAGIMVPVASHQQIEASLLADFLTQHISEASSSLSETPVSDETIIESDGFELWRLLLTSRTNPETLLSVGDRQWKEGRISIAKRCWRIARTETAVFLPVQQRLAPETFAEISKREIVAEMLTGHFREATSKLQRLQNVSPDVSGRVAGEEGNLAELLNQQMQSLRQGPPEAFLQLDKLMPIKSVRFSLEKQAWSVEMTRGASRGKAVRPIFWNDLLLLHDANGLRALNKTTGQSAWPVDENDDGFLFETAADRPSRDRSQMAIARGALHENILYVCTGHSGSVNDGNLAPSEKSRVSAFNLEAEGRLDWTVAADSLPGFGPDRQLLFTGSPVIVQDQLLLPVRSLSPGSQLQIACLNQADGSVQWIRDVAANLQVPDARAVSFDDHIIRSEGCLLWLIDGETLCCIHERSGQVQWISGIDPTSRIVSPGFSGERSCFASEGVVYCATRNGVAAFDLYSGSLLWEQFLAEPPQQVLGLNDGLLVLSTPGMMALDCFTGRVEWKQPGSTLPSHSNQGELIGRTVLWPRSSEIWTLDAQTGRLLQRDQYQKLTGQLAHGLMLSGKKLYIDEGDRFSAIEVDTRMLEVPR; from the coding sequence ATGACATTGAGACCATCGAAATTTGCAGATTCCACGCAATGTCTCAGCCCTCTCTGTGCTTGCCAGGGAACTCTTTTTCAGGCTCGTTTTCTTGCAGTTGCGGTGCTTTTCTTCGTTATTCAGACGAATTTGACGGCACAAGTGATTCGGAATCAACTTCAAGTTTCGTCGAACATCAATGCGAATGCTGAGCGACTTTTTACCGGAATTCTGCTCGATCTTGAAGCGAACGATCACAATCGGGTCGCAGAGGATCTCCAAAAGTTGCGCAGCGAATTCGCTGGAATCATGGTCCCAGTCGCTTCGCATCAACAAATCGAAGCGAGCTTGCTGGCAGACTTCTTGACTCAGCACATTTCAGAAGCTTCTTCATCGCTGAGCGAAACTCCCGTTTCAGATGAAACGATCATTGAGTCCGACGGGTTTGAGTTGTGGCGTCTGTTACTTACGAGCCGAACCAATCCAGAGACGCTTTTGAGTGTCGGGGATCGACAGTGGAAAGAGGGGAGGATTTCAATCGCCAAAAGGTGTTGGAGAATCGCACGAACGGAGACCGCAGTTTTCTTGCCCGTTCAACAACGCTTGGCGCCGGAGACTTTTGCTGAGATTTCGAAACGTGAGATTGTGGCTGAGATGCTCACTGGTCATTTTCGCGAAGCGACCTCAAAACTCCAACGGCTTCAAAACGTCTCTCCCGATGTTTCAGGACGCGTCGCAGGAGAGGAGGGGAATCTTGCAGAGTTGTTGAATCAGCAAATGCAATCGTTGAGGCAGGGGCCGCCTGAAGCGTTTTTGCAGTTGGACAAGTTGATGCCGATTAAGTCTGTTCGTTTCAGCCTTGAGAAACAGGCATGGTCCGTCGAGATGACAAGAGGAGCCTCGCGAGGAAAGGCTGTTCGCCCAATTTTCTGGAACGATCTTTTGCTTCTGCATGACGCCAACGGGCTTCGAGCACTCAATAAAACGACAGGCCAATCAGCATGGCCAGTGGATGAAAATGACGATGGTTTTCTGTTCGAGACAGCAGCAGATCGCCCAAGCCGTGATCGATCACAAATGGCTATTGCGAGAGGGGCTCTGCACGAAAATATTCTCTATGTTTGTACCGGGCATTCCGGTTCTGTAAACGACGGAAATTTGGCCCCCTCAGAGAAATCACGAGTTTCGGCATTCAACTTGGAAGCAGAAGGTCGACTCGATTGGACCGTTGCAGCGGACTCACTTCCCGGTTTTGGCCCTGATCGTCAGCTGCTTTTTACCGGTTCGCCTGTAATCGTTCAGGACCAGCTTCTTCTCCCTGTTCGTTCGCTCTCTCCTGGTTCGCAACTACAAATCGCTTGTTTGAATCAGGCAGATGGATCAGTTCAATGGATTCGTGACGTCGCTGCAAATTTGCAAGTTCCGGATGCGAGAGCGGTCTCATTTGATGATCACATCATTCGATCCGAAGGTTGCCTGCTCTGGTTGATTGATGGGGAAACTCTTTGCTGCATTCACGAACGTTCCGGGCAGGTCCAATGGATTTCGGGGATCGACCCAACTTCAAGAATTGTCAGTCCTGGATTTTCAGGAGAGAGAAGTTGCTTCGCCTCAGAGGGTGTCGTCTATTGTGCCACTCGAAACGGCGTAGCTGCCTTTGATCTGTATTCGGGTTCGCTGTTATGGGAGCAATTTCTTGCTGAACCTCCACAACAGGTGCTTGGACTCAATGACGGTTTGCTTGTCTTGTCGACGCCGGGGATGATGGCCCTCGATTGCTTTACAGGGCGAGTCGAATGGAAACAGCCGGGATCGACGTTGCCTTCACATTCCAATCAGGGAGAACTCATCGGGAGAACGGTTCTGTGGCCTCGATCGTCCGAAATTTGGACACTCGATGCTCAAACTGGAAGGCTTCTTCAACGAGACCAGTATCAAAAGCTGACTGGACAACTTGCCCATGGCCTCATGCTTTCGGGGAAAAAACTCTACATCGATGAGGGGGATCGGTTTTCGGCAATTGAAGTCGATACAAGAATGCTCGAAGTCCCGCGCTGA
- a CDS encoding NfeD family protein has protein sequence MDDQTLTFVLMLIGFVLLGVELLLPTGGIVGVLCACSFLGSAIFAYRAWADVNPLYWRIYVVTFLALIPITISGVYYLLNNTNFGNRVLLAAPSTEEVTPYQREIEHLQELIGQRGTALSPLTPGGLVQVNGERLHAIGEGFSIESGVPIEVVSTNGTRVVVRLVAADDQPVSEDQQEAKPVENPDSESSASNQPKPTGGILDPFADAETS, from the coding sequence ATGGATGACCAAACACTGACATTTGTATTGATGCTCATCGGGTTTGTTCTTTTGGGAGTGGAATTATTGCTCCCAACAGGCGGAATCGTAGGTGTGCTGTGTGCATGTTCTTTTTTGGGATCTGCAATTTTTGCGTACAGGGCCTGGGCTGACGTCAATCCGTTGTATTGGCGGATCTACGTGGTCACATTCCTGGCGCTCATCCCGATCACGATTTCTGGAGTGTACTATTTACTGAACAATACAAATTTCGGAAATCGTGTGCTGCTGGCTGCCCCATCCACTGAGGAAGTGACTCCGTATCAGCGAGAGATTGAACACCTACAGGAGTTGATTGGTCAGCGAGGAACTGCTCTCAGCCCGCTCACACCGGGAGGGCTCGTTCAAGTGAACGGAGAACGGCTGCATGCCATTGGTGAAGGATTCAGCATCGAGTCCGGTGTGCCGATCGAAGTCGTCTCGACGAATGGGACTCGCGTTGTGGTCCGACTCGTCGCTGCCGATGATCAGCCTGTCTCTGAAGATCAGCAAGAAGCGAAACCTGTTGAAAACCCGGATTCCGAAAGCAGTGCCAGCAATCAACCGAAGCCAACCGGTGGAATTCTCGATCCATTCGCAGATGCAGAAACCTCTTAA
- a CDS encoding thioredoxin family protein, with product MMYSGNTRAHPALILVAILFGLALPSLRYAFTTPPDDFWFQVRVIENQKPVIVKFGADWCGPCRAMDPELARLRSRYSGKLDVVEIDIEEKPHLAKHYGVSGIPRIFLFKDGRLKKSRTGYASQQELLSWSKSYFE from the coding sequence ATGATGTATTCTGGAAACACGCGGGCTCATCCCGCCTTGATTCTCGTCGCTATTCTGTTCGGACTGGCGCTTCCTTCGCTGCGCTACGCGTTCACGACTCCACCAGATGATTTCTGGTTTCAAGTTCGAGTCATTGAAAACCAGAAACCGGTCATTGTGAAATTCGGAGCGGACTGGTGCGGTCCATGCCGAGCAATGGACCCTGAACTGGCCCGGTTACGAAGTCGTTATTCCGGGAAACTGGACGTTGTCGAGATCGATATCGAGGAAAAACCACACCTCGCAAAACACTACGGAGTCAGCGGAATTCCGCGGATCTTTCTGTTCAAAGATGGCCGCCTCAAAAAGTCCCGTACCGGCTACGCCTCGCAACAAGAGCTCCTCAGTTGGTCAAAATCGTATTTCGAATAG
- the argC gene encoding N-acetyl-gamma-glutamyl-phosphate reductase, which yields MVRVAIIGGTGYTALEVMRLLHRHPQAEVKVVSSRSESGPVSSVHTSLSGMFDFNMTNPSVTEIAELADVVFCCLPHKASMDAIPSLLSAGLKVVDLSADYRLSDPSVYEKWYGHVHTDPTRLGNTVYGLPELYRDRIKGQDLIANPGCYTSTSILALAPFVSGGLIEPSSIIIDAKSGVSGAGRAPKLGTLYAECNESFSAYGVGTHRHMPEIEQILSDVSSENVEVLFTPHLVPMDRGIFATIYATPKAELTEKQAIESLREFYSGNPFVRVVSHLPKTKDVAYTNYCDITARVVKGRLMILAVLDNMIKGAAGVAVQNFNLMCDFDETTALL from the coding sequence GTGGTTCGAGTCGCAATTATTGGAGGAACAGGTTACACGGCATTAGAAGTGATGCGGTTGCTGCATCGACATCCTCAGGCAGAAGTGAAGGTTGTCTCCAGCCGGTCCGAATCAGGTCCCGTCTCTTCGGTTCATACTTCGCTGTCAGGCATGTTTGATTTTAACATGACCAATCCTTCGGTCACTGAAATCGCGGAACTGGCAGATGTGGTTTTCTGTTGCTTACCACACAAGGCGAGCATGGATGCGATTCCGAGCCTGCTCTCTGCCGGTTTAAAGGTTGTCGATCTTTCCGCGGACTATCGCCTGAGTGATCCGAGTGTCTATGAGAAATGGTATGGGCACGTACACACGGACCCGACTCGACTTGGGAACACCGTGTACGGACTGCCGGAACTGTATCGTGATCGCATCAAAGGGCAGGACTTGATTGCAAACCCGGGATGTTACACCAGCACCTCGATTCTGGCACTTGCTCCATTCGTCAGTGGCGGACTGATCGAGCCTTCTTCAATTATTATTGACGCAAAGAGTGGCGTTTCCGGAGCTGGAAGAGCTCCAAAGCTCGGGACGTTGTACGCGGAATGTAATGAGAGCTTCTCTGCATATGGAGTCGGAACACATCGACACATGCCGGAAATTGAACAGATCCTCAGTGATGTTTCCAGCGAGAATGTTGAAGTGCTGTTTACACCCCATCTGGTTCCCATGGACCGTGGAATCTTTGCCACAATTTACGCCACACCGAAGGCAGAGCTGACGGAGAAGCAGGCCATCGAGTCCCTGCGAGAATTCTACAGCGGGAACCCATTTGTAAGAGTGGTCTCGCACTTGCCCAAAACGAAAGACGTCGCATACACCAATTATTGCGATATCACTGCCCGAGTTGTGAAGGGTCGCTTGATGATTTTGGCGGTTCTCGACAACATGATAAAAGGCGCGGCTGGTGTTGCGGTCCAGAATTTCAATTTGATGTGCGACTTCGACGAAACAACCGCGCTGTTGTAA
- a CDS encoding AAA family ATPase has translation MSEPTESAFEQEREIVEKLRSSRQQIRNELSKIIVGQDEVIEQVLITLFAGGHCLITGAPGLAKTLLVNSISKIFHLEFRRIQFTPDLMPADITGTEILEENAEGQRQLKFVKGPIFANVILADEINRTPPKTQAALLEAMQEHQVTAAGAAYALEEPFFVLATQNPIEMEGTYPLPEAQLDRFMLNVVINYLPIEDEVAVVERTTTGTPATIEPLFTGEDVLAFHQVVRTVPVAKELIEYAVKITAASRPGQCGTSDFVNKYVSWGAGTRASQYLILAAKARALLNGRSHVNVEDIRSIAHPVLRHRVLLNYKAEAEGTSVEEVITQIMDSIATPTG, from the coding sequence ATGAGTGAACCGACAGAGAGTGCGTTCGAACAGGAGCGGGAAATTGTCGAGAAGCTCAGGTCCAGTCGACAGCAAATTCGAAATGAGTTGAGCAAGATCATCGTCGGGCAGGACGAGGTCATTGAACAGGTGCTCATCACTCTCTTTGCGGGGGGGCACTGTTTGATCACAGGTGCTCCCGGGTTGGCGAAGACATTGCTCGTCAATTCCATTTCAAAGATCTTCCATCTTGAATTTCGGCGAATCCAGTTCACCCCCGACTTAATGCCCGCAGACATTACGGGAACGGAAATTCTTGAGGAGAACGCGGAAGGACAACGGCAACTCAAGTTTGTGAAAGGCCCGATTTTCGCCAACGTCATCCTGGCAGATGAAATCAATCGGACACCTCCCAAAACACAGGCAGCCCTGCTGGAAGCGATGCAGGAACACCAGGTGACCGCTGCGGGAGCTGCTTACGCATTAGAGGAACCGTTCTTTGTTCTGGCGACGCAAAACCCCATTGAGATGGAAGGAACTTATCCACTCCCAGAGGCGCAACTCGACCGGTTCATGCTCAACGTCGTGATCAATTATTTGCCAATCGAAGATGAAGTTGCCGTTGTTGAGCGGACAACCACCGGAACCCCGGCAACGATCGAGCCCCTCTTTACAGGTGAGGATGTTCTGGCGTTTCATCAAGTGGTCCGGACCGTTCCGGTCGCTAAAGAGTTGATTGAATATGCCGTCAAAATTACGGCGGCCTCTCGACCGGGACAGTGTGGCACGTCAGATTTTGTGAACAAGTATGTCAGCTGGGGAGCGGGAACCAGAGCATCGCAATATCTCATTCTGGCAGCCAAGGCCCGGGCGCTGCTGAACGGCCGATCACACGTCAACGTTGAGGATATTCGGTCCATTGCTCACCCGGTACTGCGTCACCGCGTCTTGCTGAACTACAAGGCAGAAGCCGAAGGGACATCCGTCGAGGAAGTGATCACTCAAATCATGGACTCGATCGCGACGCCAACAGGCTAG